A window from Aquabacterium sp. NJ1 encodes these proteins:
- a CDS encoding fumarylacetoacetate hydrolase family protein, whose protein sequence is MATSVIRFQPITGPANATPQWGVLFDRRIAVLPIQAATTGEFVRHALPQARAATRAQATLSLDEVRLLSPVTSNQQFICQGVNYASHVRESGLDPKNFPFNTIFTKASSCITGPSDDVIRPRHVHLLDYEIELGLVLSEDLTGAREIKADRLHEVLAGLTIVNDVSARDVQLPQGQFYKGKSYRTFGPVGPSLLLLEPHEWALWPNLRMKLTVNGSERQNDLCGSMLFKPHQTLSELSALQDLHAGDLIATGTPAGCAARAPGKLPMFLAKHFISDATKWKLFVRKGLNDPMYLQPNDVMELSIRTDDGRLDLGLQRNKVVPA, encoded by the coding sequence ATGGCCACTTCCGTCATTCGCTTCCAACCCATCACGGGCCCTGCCAACGCCACACCGCAGTGGGGCGTCCTGTTTGATCGCCGCATCGCCGTCCTGCCCATCCAGGCGGCCACGACCGGTGAGTTCGTGCGCCATGCGCTGCCGCAGGCGCGTGCCGCCACCCGCGCACAAGCCACCTTGAGCCTGGACGAGGTGAGGCTGCTGTCTCCAGTGACATCCAACCAGCAGTTCATCTGCCAGGGTGTGAACTATGCAAGCCATGTGCGCGAGTCGGGCCTGGACCCGAAGAACTTCCCCTTCAACACGATCTTCACGAAAGCCTCGTCGTGCATCACCGGCCCTTCGGATGACGTGATCCGGCCCCGACACGTGCACCTGCTGGACTACGAGATCGAGCTCGGCCTGGTGCTCTCGGAAGACCTCACGGGTGCGCGCGAGATCAAGGCCGACCGCCTGCATGAAGTACTCGCTGGCCTGACCATCGTCAACGACGTGTCGGCGCGCGATGTGCAGCTGCCTCAAGGCCAGTTCTACAAGGGCAAGAGCTACCGCACCTTCGGCCCGGTCGGCCCCAGCCTCTTGCTGCTGGAGCCGCATGAGTGGGCGCTGTGGCCCAACCTGCGCATGAAGCTCACCGTCAATGGCAGCGAGCGCCAGAACGACCTGTGCGGCTCGATGCTGTTCAAGCCGCATCAGACCCTGAGCGAGCTGTCGGCCCTGCAGGACCTGCATGCGGGCGACCTGATCGCCACCGGCACGCCTGCAGGCTGCGCCGCCCGGGCGCCAGGCAAGCTGCCCATGTTCCTGGCTAAGCACTTCATTTCGGACGCCACGAAGTGGAAGCTCTTCGTGCGCAAAGGCCTGAACGACCCGATGTACCTGCAGCCCAACGACGTGATGGAGCTCAGCATCCGCACCGACGATGGCCGCCTTGATCTGGGCCTGCAGCGCAACAAGGTGGTGCCGGCATGA
- a CDS encoding VOC family protein: MTSPTVLHTPPEYPESQRPDFVQRLHRPEPLMKARELAFLMFDKRDLVRAERFWQDFGLITVSRTADRLVMRAAGGAPAVLVATRARRSRYVGAAFVAPEGADLPHIARQLGGQAVPPDQVPGGGRAISLRDPDGHRVWLIQGSARVDPLPVREPITNQINTLTQTPRVNATVRPPIAPARIGRLGHVVMQTTDFRLMADWYMRVLGIIPTDVQYLPDGQPLLTFFRLDLGGTPSDHHTVVIAGGLEPKYEHSAWEVEDIDALGQGQQVLKANGHRHMWGIGRHVLGSQLFDYWYDPDGFEFEHYTDGDVFTADHETRYVPFAPGSIWAWGDDVPPTMLPKKSPALLWKVFKLWRSGRLDLPRLIQSGKVLDTPARPWL, from the coding sequence ATGACCTCACCCACCGTTCTTCACACGCCTCCGGAGTACCCGGAGAGCCAACGCCCTGACTTCGTGCAGCGGCTCCATCGCCCCGAACCCTTGATGAAGGCACGCGAACTGGCCTTTCTGATGTTCGACAAGCGCGACCTCGTCCGTGCCGAGCGCTTCTGGCAGGACTTCGGGTTGATCACCGTTTCGCGCACGGCCGACAGGCTGGTCATGCGCGCAGCAGGCGGCGCGCCCGCCGTGCTCGTGGCCACCCGGGCCAGGCGCTCGCGGTACGTGGGGGCGGCGTTCGTGGCGCCCGAAGGGGCTGATCTGCCGCACATCGCCCGGCAACTGGGCGGGCAAGCCGTGCCGCCAGACCAGGTGCCGGGCGGCGGGCGTGCCATCAGCCTGCGTGACCCTGATGGCCACCGCGTCTGGCTCATCCAGGGTTCGGCTCGTGTGGACCCCTTGCCGGTTCGAGAGCCCATCACCAACCAGATCAACACCCTGACGCAGACGCCCCGCGTCAACGCCACGGTGCGCCCGCCCATTGCACCAGCGCGCATCGGCCGGCTGGGCCACGTGGTGATGCAGACCACGGACTTCCGGCTCATGGCGGACTGGTACATGCGCGTGCTGGGCATCATCCCGACGGATGTGCAGTACCTGCCTGACGGGCAGCCTTTGCTGACCTTCTTCCGTCTGGATCTGGGCGGCACCCCGAGTGACCACCACACCGTGGTCATCGCAGGCGGCCTGGAGCCCAAGTACGAACACAGTGCCTGGGAGGTCGAAGACATCGATGCGCTGGGCCAAGGCCAGCAGGTGCTCAAGGCCAACGGGCATCGGCACATGTGGGGCATCGGCCGGCACGTGCTGGGCAGCCAGTTGTTCGACTACTGGTATGACCCGGACGGCTTCGAGTTCGAGCACTACACCGATGGTGACGTCTTCACCGCCGATCACGAGACGCGCTATGTGCCTTTTGCCCCCGGCAGCATCTGGGCCTGGGGCGACGACGTGCCGCCCACCATGCTGCCCAAGAAGAGCCCCGCCCTCCTGTGGAAGGTGTTCAAGCTCTGGCGATCCGGGCGCCTCGATCTGCCCCGCCTGATCCAGTCCGGCAAGGTCCTGGATACCCCGGCGCGGCCCTGGCTCTGA
- a CDS encoding alcohol dehydrogenase catalytic domain-containing protein has protein sequence MSTNMALVCRVAKAPASRALRWEPVDTQALKPDEVRVRVHVASVNPIDVKRATGYGQRVLSLMGAGGPALVLGNDFAGVVTEAGRDVLHVATGDRVWGLVPTGPQGAHRSEVCVPSRWVRPLPSGMLMVSAAVLPYTFTTLWRALQGIGLHEQNAAGRHVLVNGAGGALGQLAIQLLSRWGASVTAVCGATSAARCIALGASQVIDRHTTHLADLPSNCDASLNFGAWADEAEVMGRLHPHALGHATTVHPLLGDIDARGWLAGGLACWRAWRSMRLRLHATAPKARYAWTVFKPDEGAMQTLQRSLLSRPLLLEVGHRTPFSQADSAFSHVGQGRPTRAVLMAEI, from the coding sequence ATGAGCACCAACATGGCCTTGGTGTGCCGTGTGGCCAAGGCCCCTGCATCACGCGCCTTGCGCTGGGAGCCTGTTGACACGCAGGCGCTCAAACCCGACGAAGTGAGGGTCCGGGTACACGTTGCATCGGTCAACCCGATCGATGTCAAGCGCGCCACCGGGTATGGGCAACGGGTTCTGTCCTTGATGGGGGCGGGTGGACCGGCGCTGGTGCTGGGCAACGACTTCGCCGGCGTGGTCACGGAGGCGGGCCGCGATGTGCTGCACGTCGCCACCGGCGACCGCGTCTGGGGGCTGGTGCCCACCGGGCCGCAGGGTGCACACCGCAGCGAGGTCTGCGTGCCTTCGCGCTGGGTACGCCCGCTGCCGTCCGGCATGCTCATGGTGTCGGCTGCGGTGCTGCCCTACACCTTCACCACACTGTGGCGCGCCCTGCAAGGCATCGGGCTCCATGAGCAGAACGCCGCGGGCCGCCATGTGCTGGTCAATGGCGCGGGTGGTGCGCTGGGCCAACTGGCCATCCAGCTGCTGTCTCGATGGGGTGCCTCCGTCACCGCCGTCTGCGGCGCCACATCGGCTGCGCGCTGCATCGCATTGGGCGCCAGCCAGGTGATCGACCGGCACACGACGCACCTGGCCGATCTGCCATCGAACTGCGATGCCAGCTTGAACTTTGGCGCCTGGGCCGATGAGGCCGAGGTGATGGGCAGGCTCCACCCCCATGCGCTGGGGCATGCCACCACCGTGCACCCGCTGCTTGGCGACATCGACGCGCGCGGCTGGCTGGCCGGTGGCCTGGCCTGCTGGCGCGCCTGGCGAAGCATGCGCCTGCGCCTGCATGCGACCGCACCCAAGGCCCGGTATGCCTGGACGGTCTTCAAGCCAGACGAAGGCGCCATGCAGACGCTGCAGCGCAGCCTGCTCTCTCGCCCGCTGCTGCTTGAAGTGGGCCATCGCACACCGTTCTCGCAAGCGGACAGCGCCTTTTCACACGTTGGCCAAGGCCGCCCCACCCGGGCGGTGCTGATGGCCGAGATTTGA